The genomic stretch TTGTTCGCCATTCCGTCGATCACGAACCGATGAAACCGCTCGCAGGACCACAAGTAGTCGCAGCGCAACGCCTCCAGCACCACGAGCGGTCGAGTCAGTTCCCGAGCCCGATCGATGGCGTGTTGGAGTCCGAAGTTGAATCGTGTTCTGCGGCTAGAGACCATCCAGTACAGGACGAACGTTCCATCGGTTCGCACAGGAGCAGCACTCAATAGTCGAACGCGACTTGTTGGCACGGACTGCACGGCGTCAACTCGAATCGTGAATCGTTAGAGCTTGAGAGCCAGAAAAGTCACGTCGTCTTCGAGCTTGTCGATATCCTGCCGTCGCGTGATTTCCCGA from Acidobacteriota bacterium encodes the following:
- a CDS encoding deoxyribodipyrimidine photolyase: MSAAPVRTDGTFVLYWMVSSRRTRFNFGLQHAIDRARELTRPLVVLEALRCDYLWSCERFHRFVIDGMAN